A window of Malania oleifera isolate guangnan ecotype guangnan chromosome 5, ASM2987363v1, whole genome shotgun sequence contains these coding sequences:
- the LOC131156505 gene encoding uncharacterized protein LOC131156505 isoform X1: MPKAKALELSIHQSPGTCSALFGSSPIIFNTPFLVDSHPQEVKLQNIPPTLPNAKALELSSYRFIINFFSSDNGGVLRTQWARSMWEGAGRGPANQRRRLGLSHWKRLHDHDTWDPHPFLMKPGKRTIILFILCNSTRLTNSDADWAGCVDTCRSITSWCVFFGDALISWKSKKQDRVSKSSTEFEYRAMLIIRVLLSRSWSILSIMTA; this comes from the exons ATGCCAAAGGCCAAAGCTCTAGAGCTTTCTATCCATCAATCCCCGGGAACGTGCTCTGCATTATTTGGGTCCTCTCCCATTATATTTAATACTCCATTCCTTGTGGATTCCCACCCACAGGAAGTGAAGCTCCAGAACATTCCGCCCACTCTGCCAAATGCCAAAGCTCTAGAACTTTCTAGCTATagatttattattaatttttt CTCAAGTGATAATGGAGGAGTCCTTCGTACCCAATGGGCGAGGAGCATGTGGGAGGGGGCTGGCCGGGGTCCGGCGAACCAGCGTCGAAGACTcggcctcagccattggaagagGCTTCATGATCATGATACGTGGGATCCTCATCCCTTCTTAATGAAACCTGGAAAGAGAACCATAATACTCTTTATATTAT GCAATTCTACTCGACTTACTAAtagcgatgctgattgggctggttgtgtGGATACATGTCGCTCCATAActagttggtgtgtgttctttggtgatgcattgatctcttggaagagtaaaaagcaagacagagtttctaagtcatcgacGGAATTTGAATACCGGGCAAT GTTGATAATACGAGTGCTGCTATCTAGATCATGGTCAATCCTGTCTATCATGACCgcatga
- the LOC131156505 gene encoding uncharacterized protein LOC131156505 isoform X3, whose amino-acid sequence MPKAKALELSIHQSPGTCSALFGSSPIIFNTPFLVDSHPQEVKLQNIPPTLPNAKALELSSYRFIINFFSSDNGGVLRTQWARSMWEGAGRGPANQRRRLGLSHWKRLHDHDTWDPHPFLMKPGKRTIILFILCNSTRLTNSDADWAGCVDTCRSITSWCVFFGDALISWKSKKQDRVSKSSTEFEYRVDNTSAAI is encoded by the exons ATGCCAAAGGCCAAAGCTCTAGAGCTTTCTATCCATCAATCCCCGGGAACGTGCTCTGCATTATTTGGGTCCTCTCCCATTATATTTAATACTCCATTCCTTGTGGATTCCCACCCACAGGAAGTGAAGCTCCAGAACATTCCGCCCACTCTGCCAAATGCCAAAGCTCTAGAACTTTCTAGCTATagatttattattaatttttt CTCAAGTGATAATGGAGGAGTCCTTCGTACCCAATGGGCGAGGAGCATGTGGGAGGGGGCTGGCCGGGGTCCGGCGAACCAGCGTCGAAGACTcggcctcagccattggaagagGCTTCATGATCATGATACGTGGGATCCTCATCCCTTCTTAATGAAACCTGGAAAGAGAACCATAATACTCTTTATATTAT GCAATTCTACTCGACTTACTAAtagcgatgctgattgggctggttgtgtGGATACATGTCGCTCCATAActagttggtgtgtgttctttggtgatgcattgatctcttggaagagtaaaaagcaagacagagtttctaagtcatcgacGGAATTTGAATACCGG GTTGATAATACGAGTGCTGCTATCTAG
- the LOC131156505 gene encoding uncharacterized protein LOC131156505 isoform X2 — MPKAKALELSIHQSPGTCSALFGSSPIIFNTPFLVDSHPQEVKLQNIPPTLPNAKALELSSYRFIINFFSSDNGGVLRTQWARSMWEGAGRGPANQRRRLGLSHWKRLHDHDTWDPHPFLMKPGKRTIILFILLSLVLQSINIKRRGAFVDTPMELNVKFRKEKGDLLADLSLYRKLVGSLVYLTITRPDISFAVQQFYSTY; from the exons ATGCCAAAGGCCAAAGCTCTAGAGCTTTCTATCCATCAATCCCCGGGAACGTGCTCTGCATTATTTGGGTCCTCTCCCATTATATTTAATACTCCATTCCTTGTGGATTCCCACCCACAGGAAGTGAAGCTCCAGAACATTCCGCCCACTCTGCCAAATGCCAAAGCTCTAGAACTTTCTAGCTATagatttattattaatttttt CTCAAGTGATAATGGAGGAGTCCTTCGTACCCAATGGGCGAGGAGCATGTGGGAGGGGGCTGGCCGGGGTCCGGCGAACCAGCGTCGAAGACTcggcctcagccattggaagagGCTTCATGATCATGATACGTGGGATCCTCATCCCTTCTTAATGAAACCTGGAAAGAGAACCATAATACTCTTTATATTAT TGTCTTTGGTATTACAATCAATCAACATAAAGAGAAGGGGTGCTtttgttgatactcccatggaattaaatgtcaagttTCGTAAAGAGAAGGGGGATTTACTTGCTGATCTTAGTTTATATcggaagttggtgggtagtcttgtctatctcaccattactagaccagaTATTTCTTTTGCTGTACA GCAATTCTACTCGACTTACTAA